The following are from one region of the Heptranchias perlo isolate sHepPer1 chromosome 24, sHepPer1.hap1, whole genome shotgun sequence genome:
- the meig1 gene encoding meiosis expressed gene 1 protein homolog has protein sequence MSLRDFGTQGKEVKPKFMSRAKHWTEEIENLYRFQQAGYRDEIEYKQVKQVDGVDRWPETGYVKKLQRRDNTFYYYSRKRECEDKEVQKVKVYAY, from the exons AtgtctttaagagattttgggaCCCAAGGAAAGGAAGTAAAACCTAAATTTATGAGTCGAGCCAAGCACTGGACTGAAGAAATAGAAAATCTTTATAGATTTCAACAAGCTGGATACAGAGATGAAATAGAATACAAGCAAGTAAAGCAAGTAGATGGG GTGGATCGTTGGCCAGAAACTGGATATGTGAAGAAACTTCAAAGACGAGATAACACTTTCTATTACTACAGCAGAAAAAGGGAATGTGAGGACAAAGAAGTTCAGAAAGTCAAGGTTTATGCCTATTGA